In Myxococcus guangdongensis, one genomic interval encodes:
- a CDS encoding RNA ligase RtcB family protein has protein sequence MSTASTETTLASPAATVRVIASPQSWVEGEAVRQLEAVARLPGMRAAVGLPDLHPGKGAPVGAAFTSEGLFYPYLVGNDIGCGMGLWDVGMLARKSKAERWASKLDVEGPWNGDVEGFLAEEGVKPSGFEGALGTVGGGNHFAELQRVDAVHDARAFAELGLEADRLLLLVHSGSRGLGEAILRAHVDRHAAGGLVADSDEARAYLTRHDHAVAWARANRALVARRVLDGIGAPARRVLDVCHNSVTPRREDGSLRWLHRKGAAPADEGPVVIPGSRGALSYLVAPVGDGTGSAYSLAHGAGRKWTRTAARERIKERFTAESLTRTSFKSHVVCENKDLLFEEAPQAYKAIDRVVTDLVEAGLVKVVATLAPVLTYKTRSHEE, from the coding sequence GGAGGGTGAGGCGGTGCGACAACTGGAGGCCGTCGCGCGGCTGCCCGGCATGAGGGCCGCGGTGGGACTTCCGGACCTGCACCCGGGCAAGGGGGCGCCAGTGGGCGCGGCCTTCACCTCGGAGGGGCTCTTCTATCCCTACCTGGTGGGCAACGACATCGGCTGTGGGATGGGGTTGTGGGACGTGGGGATGCTGGCGCGAAAGTCGAAGGCGGAGCGCTGGGCCTCGAAGCTGGATGTGGAGGGACCCTGGAACGGCGACGTGGAAGGGTTCCTGGCGGAAGAAGGGGTGAAGCCGTCGGGCTTCGAGGGGGCGCTGGGCACGGTGGGCGGCGGCAACCACTTCGCCGAGCTGCAGCGGGTGGACGCGGTGCACGACGCGCGAGCGTTCGCCGAGCTGGGGTTGGAGGCGGACCGGTTGCTCCTGCTGGTGCACTCGGGCTCGCGCGGACTGGGCGAGGCGATTCTGCGGGCCCACGTGGACCGGCACGCGGCGGGCGGGCTGGTGGCGGACTCGGACGAGGCGCGGGCGTACCTGACGCGGCATGACCACGCGGTGGCGTGGGCCCGGGCCAACCGGGCGCTGGTGGCGCGCAGGGTGCTGGATGGCATCGGCGCTCCGGCCAGGCGGGTGTTGGATGTCTGCCACAACAGCGTCACCCCGCGACGCGAGGACGGCAGCCTGCGGTGGTTGCATCGCAAGGGCGCGGCGCCGGCGGACGAGGGGCCCGTGGTGATTCCGGGCAGTCGTGGCGCGCTGAGCTATCTGGTGGCACCGGTGGGGGATGGGACGGGCAGCGCGTACAGCCTCGCGCACGGCGCGGGACGCAAGTGGACGCGCACGGCGGCCCGGGAGCGCATCAAGGAGCGCTTCACCGCGGAGTCGCTCACCCGGACGAGCTTCAAGAGCCACGTCGTCTGCGAGAACAAGGACCTGCTCTTCGAGGAGGCGCCGCAGGCGTACAAGGCCATCGACCGGGTGGTGACGGACCTGGTGGAGGCGGGGCTGGTGAAGGTGGTGGCCACGCTGGCGCCGGTGCTGACGTACAAGACGCGCTCCCACGAGGAGTAG
- a CDS encoding ComF family protein: MLRALLDVLYPPACIACAKVLPGPGAFFCEPCDTAVERLPPVCCRTCAEPGPFPAGMCPRCRAAPPPFSRAWAPFAHEGPVARAVHRFKYEDHPELAAPLGEMLAAEAHSFLARAPRLIVALPLHTRRYHARKYDQTQLLAGSLAKHLGVRAPVGLLTRTRETQRQVGLTEAERADNVADAFVASANLAGRDVLLLDDVFTTGATARAAATALQDAGATRVEVLTLARAFTVT; the protein is encoded by the coding sequence ATGCTGAGGGCCCTGCTGGATGTCCTCTACCCGCCCGCGTGCATTGCCTGCGCGAAGGTCCTCCCAGGCCCTGGCGCCTTCTTCTGCGAGCCCTGTGACACCGCCGTGGAGCGCCTGCCGCCCGTGTGCTGCCGCACCTGCGCGGAGCCCGGTCCCTTCCCCGCCGGCATGTGCCCACGCTGCCGCGCCGCGCCCCCACCCTTCTCCCGCGCCTGGGCCCCGTTCGCGCACGAAGGCCCCGTGGCCCGCGCCGTCCACCGCTTCAAGTACGAAGACCACCCGGAGCTGGCCGCGCCCCTCGGAGAGATGCTCGCCGCGGAGGCCCACAGCTTCCTCGCCCGCGCACCACGGCTCATCGTCGCGCTGCCGCTCCACACCCGCCGCTACCACGCACGCAAGTACGACCAGACCCAGCTGCTCGCGGGCTCCCTGGCGAAACACCTGGGCGTCCGCGCCCCCGTGGGCCTGCTCACGCGCACGCGGGAGACCCAGCGACAGGTGGGCCTCACCGAGGCCGAGCGCGCCGACAACGTCGCGGACGCCTTCGTCGCCTCCGCCAACCTCGCGGGTCGCGACGTGCTGCTGCTCGATGACGTCTTCACCACCGGCGCCACCGCGCGCGCCGCGGCCACCGCGCTCCAGGACGCCGGCGCCACCCGCGTCGAGGTCCTCACCCTCGCCCGCGCCTTCACCGTGACCTGA
- a CDS encoding arylamine N-acetyltransferase family protein translates to MFDSARYLERIGAPAHASLAELQRAHLESVPFENLDIHLGRPIQLDPDALFDKVVVRRRGGFCYELNGLFSRLLTERGLRVTPLSARVAMEPRDGTFGPEFDHLTLQVEDREGTWLVDVGFGDSYLEPLRLDERGVQTRVGRDFRLAPEGDRLMLLRREDSSWQPQYSLSLVPRALGDFVGMCHHHQTSPQSIFTRGRLCTRATRDGRVTLKEGALVLTRGTTREEHPVEGEDARARALAEHFGIRL, encoded by the coding sequence ATGTTCGACTCCGCCCGCTACCTCGAACGCATCGGCGCTCCCGCGCACGCATCGCTCGCCGAGTTGCAGCGCGCCCACCTGGAGTCGGTGCCCTTCGAGAACCTGGACATCCACCTGGGCCGGCCCATCCAGCTGGACCCGGACGCGCTCTTCGACAAGGTCGTCGTCCGTCGTCGCGGCGGCTTCTGCTACGAGCTCAACGGGCTGTTCTCCCGCCTGCTCACCGAGCGCGGCCTGCGCGTGACGCCGCTGTCCGCCCGGGTCGCCATGGAGCCCCGGGATGGCACCTTCGGTCCGGAGTTCGACCACCTGACGCTCCAGGTGGAGGACCGTGAGGGGACGTGGCTCGTCGACGTGGGCTTCGGCGACAGCTACCTCGAGCCCCTGCGCCTGGACGAGCGCGGCGTGCAGACCCGCGTCGGACGCGACTTCCGGCTCGCGCCCGAGGGCGACCGGCTCATGCTCCTGCGACGCGAGGACTCCAGCTGGCAGCCGCAGTACTCCCTGTCCCTCGTCCCGCGCGCGCTCGGGGACTTCGTGGGCATGTGCCACCACCACCAGACATCCCCCCAGTCCATCTTCACGCGGGGACGCCTGTGCACCCGGGCGACGCGGGACGGCCGCGTCACCCTCAAGGAAGGCGCCCTCGTCCTCACCCGCGGCACCACCCGCGAGGAGCACCCCGTGGAGGGCGAGGACGCTCGCGCCCGGGCGCTGGCGGAGCACTTCGGCATCCGCCTCTAG
- a CDS encoding M1 family metallopeptidase — MRWHSLLLVPALLSLHCTHATGSAGPSKPEATVAAAPEWPQARPPALRLPDTVQPLHYLLDLKLISTESTHSGTVTIDVDVREPVRQVWLHGQDLEVTSARVETQGRALEARAVTESEGRLGLLLPEVLPAGKARIVIAFTGQIDKERSRGLYSQEEGGHNYLYTFFEPVDARRAFPCFDEPGFKVPWQLRFTVKADDVALANHAIEAKETLPDGLQRITFRDSKPMPSYLVAFVVGPFDVVDAGTTGRNQVPLRFIVPKGRGAETAYAASVTPRIVTVLEDFFDQAYPYEKLDVAVVPRYWGTMEHPGLVALGQPLTLIRPGEETLQRRKWYVNIAGHELGHYWFGNVVTCRWWDDIWLNESLTSWLDRKQMDGFDPSWGFGRDASTNSLAGAMNADALDAALPVRKPANTHDDVIGSFDNSTTYAKGSAIIGMFESWLGEDKMRDILRAHIRKHAWGTATSDDFATTLAQAASPDVARSFRSFIDQPGAPHISAQLVCDAGKAPRLKLSQERFLPAGSTASKDATWSVPVCVRAGDRAGDVRACQLLSERTGEMELPMKSCPQWVLLNAGGMGYYRASYTLQQFQQVNGVAKKSLTVPERLAFFADIEGAVRRGDVRLGEVLSLVSDTAKDPDRSIALSGARLLNLVGEDALTPAERHRFRAWVGKLYSARARALGWQPAKGDSDEVKQTRSLFLSLATMLGEEPTLTREAKGLAAKWLARRDSVDPEAVPVALSVAARNSDRALYEQLLAHARKAEDRNERNQMINALSSFRDPELVKQNLTLAMTEFDVRDARPLFGGAFSEPETRAVAWKFYRENFDTLAARVRSDELGWLIAMTGSLCDDTSRAQMEAFLGPRVDKLEGAPRAYARALESVRLCVESNRLHQDSVRAFVGKLPQVTAAPTR, encoded by the coding sequence ATGCGCTGGCACTCCCTTCTGCTCGTCCCCGCGTTGCTCTCACTCCACTGTACCCACGCCACCGGGTCCGCCGGGCCGTCCAAGCCCGAGGCCACGGTGGCGGCGGCGCCCGAGTGGCCCCAGGCCCGGCCCCCCGCGCTGCGCCTGCCGGACACCGTCCAGCCCCTGCACTACCTGCTGGACCTGAAGCTCATCTCCACCGAGTCCACCCACTCGGGCACCGTCACCATCGACGTGGACGTGCGCGAGCCGGTGCGCCAGGTGTGGCTGCACGGGCAGGACCTGGAGGTCACCTCCGCGCGCGTCGAGACGCAGGGCCGCGCGCTGGAGGCCAGGGCCGTCACCGAGAGCGAGGGACGACTGGGCCTGCTGCTTCCGGAAGTCCTGCCCGCGGGCAAGGCGCGCATCGTCATCGCCTTCACGGGTCAAATCGACAAGGAGCGCAGCCGGGGCCTCTATTCGCAGGAGGAGGGCGGCCACAACTACCTCTACACCTTCTTCGAGCCGGTGGACGCGCGCCGCGCCTTCCCGTGCTTCGACGAGCCGGGCTTCAAGGTGCCCTGGCAGCTGCGCTTCACGGTGAAGGCCGACGACGTGGCGCTGGCCAACCACGCCATCGAGGCGAAGGAGACGCTGCCGGACGGCCTGCAGCGCATCACCTTCCGCGACAGCAAGCCGATGCCCAGCTACCTCGTCGCCTTCGTGGTGGGTCCGTTCGACGTGGTGGACGCGGGCACCACCGGGCGCAACCAGGTGCCGCTGCGCTTCATCGTCCCCAAGGGCCGCGGCGCGGAGACCGCGTACGCCGCGAGCGTCACCCCGCGCATCGTCACGGTGCTCGAGGACTTCTTCGACCAGGCGTATCCCTACGAGAAGCTCGACGTCGCGGTGGTGCCCCGCTACTGGGGCACCATGGAGCACCCGGGCCTGGTCGCCCTGGGCCAGCCCCTGACGCTCATCCGCCCTGGTGAGGAGACGCTCCAGCGGCGCAAGTGGTACGTCAACATCGCGGGCCACGAGCTGGGGCACTACTGGTTCGGCAACGTCGTCACCTGCCGCTGGTGGGACGACATCTGGCTGAACGAGTCGCTCACCTCGTGGTTGGACCGCAAGCAGATGGACGGGTTCGACCCGAGCTGGGGCTTCGGTCGGGACGCGAGCACCAACTCGCTCGCGGGCGCCATGAACGCGGACGCGCTCGACGCGGCGCTGCCGGTGCGCAAGCCCGCCAATACGCATGACGACGTCATCGGTTCGTTCGACAACTCCACCACCTACGCCAAGGGCTCCGCCATCATCGGCATGTTCGAGTCCTGGCTGGGCGAGGACAAGATGCGCGACATCCTGCGCGCGCACATCCGCAAGCACGCGTGGGGCACCGCGACGTCGGATGACTTCGCCACCACGCTCGCCCAGGCCGCGAGCCCCGACGTGGCGCGCTCCTTCCGCAGCTTCATCGACCAGCCCGGCGCGCCCCACATCTCCGCGCAGCTGGTGTGCGACGCGGGCAAGGCGCCTCGGCTGAAGCTGTCCCAGGAGCGCTTCCTGCCCGCGGGCTCCACCGCGTCCAAGGACGCCACCTGGTCGGTGCCCGTGTGCGTGCGCGCCGGAGACCGCGCCGGCGACGTGCGCGCCTGTCAGCTGCTCTCCGAGCGCACCGGTGAGATGGAGCTGCCGATGAAGAGCTGCCCCCAGTGGGTGCTGCTCAACGCGGGCGGCATGGGCTACTACCGCGCCAGCTACACGCTGCAGCAGTTCCAGCAGGTGAACGGCGTGGCCAAGAAGTCGCTGACGGTGCCCGAGCGGCTGGCCTTCTTCGCGGACATCGAGGGCGCGGTGCGCCGGGGCGACGTGCGGCTCGGCGAGGTGCTCTCGCTGGTGAGCGACACGGCGAAGGACCCGGACCGCTCCATCGCGCTGAGCGGCGCGCGGTTGTTGAACCTGGTGGGCGAGGACGCCCTCACCCCCGCCGAGCGGCACCGCTTCCGCGCCTGGGTGGGCAAGCTCTACAGCGCGCGCGCTCGGGCGCTGGGCTGGCAGCCCGCGAAGGGCGACAGCGACGAGGTGAAGCAGACGCGCTCGCTGTTCCTGTCGCTGGCGACGATGCTGGGGGAGGAGCCCACGCTCACGCGCGAGGCGAAGGGCCTGGCGGCGAAGTGGCTGGCCAGGCGCGACAGCGTGGACCCGGAGGCGGTGCCGGTGGCGCTGTCGGTGGCGGCGCGCAACTCGGACCGGGCGCTCTACGAGCAGCTGCTCGCCCACGCGCGCAAGGCCGAGGACCGCAACGAGCGCAACCAGATGATCAACGCGCTGTCGAGCTTCCGCGACCCGGAGCTGGTGAAGCAGAACCTGACGCTGGCGATGACGGAGTTCGACGTGCGCGACGCGCGCCCCCTGTTCGGTGGGGCGTTCAGCGAGCCGGAGACGCGCGCCGTGGCCTGGAAGTTCTACCGCGAGAACTTCGACACGCTCGCCGCGCGCGTCCGCTCGGATGAGCTGGGCTGGCTCATCGCGATGACGGGCTCGCTGTGTGACGACACGAGCCGCGCGCAGATGGAGGCGTTCCTCGGGCCCCGCGTCGACAAGCTGGAGGGCGCGCCGCGCGCCTACGCCCGGGCGCTCGAGTCCGTGCGGCTGTGCGTGGAGTCCAACCGTCTCCATCAGGACAGCGTGCGCGCGTTCGTCGGCAAGCTGCCCCAGGTCACCGCGGCCCCCACCCGCTGA
- the gpmI gene encoding 2,3-bisphosphoglycerate-independent phosphoglycerate mutase has product MTPAHKVLLCILDGWGIRHEREANAILLAGTPNLDKLTSPYPFTELQTSGLAVGLPEGQMGNSEVGHTNIGAGRIVYQDLVRINRAAESGELAQNPVLRAAMDGVKADGKALHLLGLVSPGGVHSSMEHLYALLKAARERGVPHVYVHAFLDGRDTPPQSALGYVESLERFLHETNTGRIATVSGRYYAMDRDKRWDRVQLAYEALVHARGPKAPDALSAIRASYAEKVTDEFVKPTVLASGDGTPVGRIQDGDTVLFFNFRADRARELTQALAYPTFKEFDRGGLRLGRYVCMTQYDETFDLPVAFAPDQPQDIFPEILSRQGLRQFRTAETEKYAHVTFFFNGGREVVYPGEDRHLVPSPRDVKTYDLKPEMSAREVTAELVRRLDSGTYDFALANFANPDMVGHSGRLDAAMQAVRVVDECLGVLGKACERNGWVMAISADHGNCEQMVDPVTGEPHTAHTLNPVPFHLIHPAFRGQKLRPGILADIAPTLCKVMNLPQSKEMNRQGVLP; this is encoded by the coding sequence ATGACTCCCGCGCACAAGGTATTGCTCTGCATCCTGGATGGTTGGGGCATCCGCCACGAGCGAGAGGCGAACGCCATCCTCCTGGCCGGCACGCCGAACCTGGACAAGCTGACGAGCCCCTACCCGTTCACCGAGCTACAGACCTCGGGGTTGGCCGTGGGTCTGCCCGAGGGGCAGATGGGCAACTCGGAGGTCGGCCACACGAACATCGGCGCCGGCCGCATCGTCTACCAGGACCTGGTGCGCATCAATCGCGCGGCCGAGTCGGGCGAGCTGGCGCAGAACCCGGTGCTCCGCGCGGCGATGGACGGGGTGAAGGCGGACGGCAAGGCGCTGCACCTGTTGGGCCTGGTGTCCCCGGGTGGGGTGCACTCGTCGATGGAGCACCTGTACGCGCTGCTGAAGGCGGCGCGCGAGCGGGGTGTACCGCACGTGTATGTGCACGCGTTCCTGGACGGGCGTGACACGCCGCCACAGAGCGCGCTGGGCTACGTGGAGTCACTGGAGCGCTTCCTCCACGAGACGAACACGGGCCGCATCGCCACGGTGAGCGGGCGGTACTACGCGATGGACCGCGACAAGCGGTGGGACCGGGTGCAGCTGGCGTACGAGGCGCTGGTGCACGCGCGTGGGCCCAAGGCGCCGGACGCGTTGAGCGCCATCCGCGCGTCGTACGCGGAGAAGGTGACGGACGAGTTCGTGAAGCCCACGGTGCTGGCGAGCGGGGATGGGACACCCGTGGGCCGCATCCAGGATGGGGACACGGTGTTGTTCTTCAACTTCCGCGCGGACCGGGCGCGGGAGCTGACGCAGGCCCTGGCGTATCCGACGTTCAAGGAGTTCGACCGGGGAGGGCTCAGGCTGGGGCGCTACGTGTGCATGACCCAGTACGACGAGACCTTCGACTTGCCGGTGGCGTTCGCGCCGGACCAGCCGCAGGACATCTTCCCGGAGATTCTGTCGCGGCAGGGGCTGCGGCAGTTCCGCACGGCGGAGACGGAGAAGTACGCGCACGTGACGTTCTTCTTCAACGGCGGGCGCGAGGTCGTCTACCCGGGTGAGGACCGGCACCTGGTGCCCAGTCCGCGCGACGTGAAGACGTACGACTTGAAGCCGGAGATGTCGGCGCGCGAGGTGACGGCGGAGCTGGTGCGGCGGTTGGACTCGGGCACGTATGACTTCGCGCTGGCGAACTTCGCCAACCCGGACATGGTGGGGCACAGCGGCCGGCTGGACGCGGCGATGCAGGCGGTGCGGGTGGTGGACGAGTGCCTGGGGGTGCTCGGCAAGGCGTGCGAGCGCAACGGCTGGGTGATGGCCATCTCCGCGGACCACGGCAACTGCGAACAGATGGTGGACCCGGTGACGGGCGAGCCGCACACGGCGCACACGTTGAATCCGGTGCCCTTCCACCTCATCCACCCGGCATTCCGGGGACAGAAGCTGCGCCCCGGCATCCTCGCGGACATCGCGCCCACGCTGTGCAAGGTGATGAACCTGCCGCAGTCGAAGGAGATGAACCGGCAGGGCGTGCTGCCCTGA
- a CDS encoding SBBP repeat-containing protein, which yields MKLPVLSSFALAGAVCALSLPTAAQAQVPAPSWTRQFGANLDEQARAVAVSGSAVYVVGNTTSQLGPEPKAGGNDVFIAKYDTAGTLQWVHQFGTPEDDRPAAATTDSEGNVYVTGRTYGSLGFHTNAGGYDFFIAKYSPQGQQLWVRQQGTQMDDFGTGLAIGADDTLYFSGYTGGSFANGGNPGNYDVLVGLYDSAGNPYWLRQLGTPNGDIARGIAVTPDHKVYVVGQTSGSLDGATTPTGTDMFLLRLDILGATQWVRQLDLSDLDDAKGVAVSPDGGAYLVGDTFGAIDGHTNAGTIDVVLARYDAVGNRQWSRMLGGAQPDYASGVAVASNGTVNVTGYTTNALDGQPYAGSQDAFFTRYDGSGTKLGTRVVGTHLPDVGSGVALDTSGNAYVTGSTYGSLGGTNAGSYDAFLVRF from the coding sequence ATGAAACTCCCCGTGTTGAGTTCGTTCGCCCTCGCTGGTGCCGTGTGCGCGCTGAGCCTCCCCACCGCCGCCCAGGCCCAGGTCCCCGCGCCCTCGTGGACCCGGCAGTTCGGCGCCAACCTCGACGAGCAGGCCCGCGCCGTCGCCGTCTCGGGCAGCGCCGTCTATGTCGTGGGCAACACCACCAGCCAGCTCGGCCCCGAGCCCAAGGCCGGTGGCAACGATGTCTTCATCGCGAAGTACGACACCGCGGGCACGCTGCAGTGGGTGCACCAGTTCGGCACGCCCGAGGATGACCGCCCCGCGGCCGCGACCACCGACTCCGAGGGGAACGTGTACGTCACGGGCCGGACCTACGGCTCGCTGGGCTTCCACACGAACGCCGGCGGCTACGACTTCTTCATCGCCAAGTACAGCCCGCAGGGCCAGCAGCTCTGGGTGCGCCAGCAGGGCACGCAGATGGATGACTTCGGCACGGGCCTGGCCATCGGCGCGGACGACACCCTGTACTTCTCCGGCTACACCGGCGGCAGCTTCGCCAACGGCGGCAACCCGGGCAACTACGACGTCCTCGTGGGCCTCTACGACTCCGCTGGCAACCCGTACTGGCTGCGGCAGCTCGGCACGCCCAACGGCGACATCGCGCGCGGCATCGCCGTGACGCCGGACCACAAGGTGTACGTCGTGGGCCAGACGAGCGGCAGCCTCGACGGCGCCACCACGCCCACGGGCACGGACATGTTCCTGCTGCGCCTGGACATCCTCGGCGCCACGCAGTGGGTGCGCCAGCTGGACCTCTCCGACCTCGATGACGCCAAGGGCGTGGCGGTCAGCCCCGACGGCGGCGCCTACCTCGTCGGCGACACCTTCGGCGCCATCGACGGCCACACCAACGCCGGCACCATCGACGTGGTGCTCGCCCGCTATGACGCCGTGGGCAACCGCCAGTGGAGCCGCATGCTCGGCGGCGCGCAGCCCGACTACGCGAGCGGCGTGGCCGTGGCCTCCAACGGCACCGTGAACGTGACGGGCTACACGACCAACGCCCTGGACGGCCAGCCGTACGCCGGCAGCCAGGACGCCTTCTTCACCCGCTACGACGGCTCGGGCACCAAGCTGGGCACGCGCGTCGTCGGCACCCACCTGCCGGACGTCGGCAGCGGCGTGGCGCTGGACACCAGCGGCAACGCCTATGTGACGGGTTCCACCTACGGCAGCCTGGGCGGCACCAACGCGGGCAGCTACGACGCGTTCCTCGTCCGCTTCTGA
- a CDS encoding DUF6624 domain-containing protein, giving the protein MRRLVILLAALNLAACAHSAGGAATPAESQAAAAPRPVPTPEARKAAMEATGLAAAGNNEAALPLYRAAWEGGVRSNNTAYNAACAASLLNQGEEALMWLGRAADEGFDDVAHMKKDTDLDNVRGLPGFAAVEKRVADEAAKQLAAADPALRDELLARMEVDQQVRMTLMRSNFQDEAAKKKLEEVDASNTAWLKDVIAKKGWPGQALVGKKASFAAWLLVQHADKDVAFQEQVLPMLEQAVARGEGSKQNLAYLTDRVLVNTGKPQRYGTQMEEVNGQMEPRNLEDPANVDARRAAVGLGTMAEYKASFEAMRKQAAEQKP; this is encoded by the coding sequence ATGCGTCGTCTCGTCATCCTGCTCGCCGCGTTGAACCTGGCCGCCTGTGCCCACTCCGCTGGCGGCGCGGCCACCCCGGCCGAGTCCCAGGCCGCCGCCGCGCCCAGGCCCGTGCCGACGCCCGAGGCGCGCAAGGCCGCCATGGAGGCGACCGGGCTGGCTGCCGCCGGCAACAACGAGGCCGCGCTGCCCCTGTACCGCGCGGCCTGGGAGGGCGGGGTGCGCAGCAACAACACGGCCTACAACGCGGCCTGTGCGGCGTCGCTCCTGAACCAGGGCGAGGAGGCCCTGATGTGGCTGGGGCGCGCGGCGGACGAAGGCTTCGATGACGTGGCCCACATGAAGAAGGACACGGACCTGGACAACGTCCGGGGCCTGCCGGGCTTCGCGGCCGTCGAGAAGCGCGTCGCGGATGAGGCGGCGAAGCAGCTGGCGGCGGCGGACCCGGCGCTGCGCGACGAGCTGCTGGCGCGCATGGAGGTGGACCAGCAGGTCCGCATGACGCTGATGCGGTCGAACTTCCAGGACGAGGCCGCGAAGAAGAAGCTGGAGGAGGTCGACGCGAGCAACACGGCCTGGCTCAAGGACGTCATCGCGAAGAAGGGCTGGCCGGGCCAGGCGCTGGTGGGCAAGAAGGCCTCCTTCGCGGCGTGGCTCCTGGTGCAGCACGCGGACAAGGACGTGGCATTCCAGGAGCAGGTGCTGCCCATGCTGGAGCAGGCCGTGGCGCGCGGAGAGGGCTCCAAGCAGAACCTGGCGTACCTGACGGACCGCGTGCTGGTGAACACCGGCAAGCCGCAGCGCTACGGCACGCAGATGGAAGAGGTGAACGGGCAGATGGAGCCCCGGAACCTGGAGGACCCGGCGAACGTGGACGCGCGCCGCGCGGCCGTGGGCCTGGGGACGATGGCGGAGTACAAGGCCTCGTTCGAGGCGATGCGCAAGCAGGCCGCCGAACAGAAGCCCTGA